One part of the Archangium lipolyticum genome encodes these proteins:
- a CDS encoding ADYC domain-containing protein, with the protein MKSVMRKPVLAGLCLVLAGPAFAGEPSTPTQKKPSPGLTVAPLSEAERYARRCQGRAPDRAVWPQGTMLWGTRRAWGDRQEPDERRSVLVSVDLAPLMPVSPEVPSLRLVGGRLVAAPEASRSLVGTVLQGTSSDGKPVEVAVCGAEPSPGDPEVVWYRIEAWNPLARRWENPCVGTSQTPDPRALAVSGVWDAGGAHQAVEGKLTLACENGAITKCISWGYKPWASHDGHSLAELHQACTRMARADYCGNGLSHTRQDTPIDMYDRLGVLAPTTERSAAWDPERASFEATWAADGASCLARTRDRRALETILRECPGRFQAGQEVELGNGDRCTVQRAGVSPGAALLRNRVY; encoded by the coding sequence ATGAAGAGCGTGATGAGGAAGCCCGTACTTGCCGGCTTGTGCCTTGTCCTCGCCGGGCCTGCGTTTGCCGGCGAGCCGAGCACCCCCACGCAGAAGAAGCCGAGCCCGGGGCTGACCGTGGCCCCGCTATCCGAAGCCGAGCGGTACGCACGGCGCTGCCAGGGCCGTGCACCCGACCGGGCCGTGTGGCCCCAAGGCACCATGCTGTGGGGCACCCGGCGTGCATGGGGCGACCGGCAGGAGCCCGACGAGCGGCGAAGCGTGCTCGTCTCGGTGGACCTGGCCCCGTTGATGCCGGTGTCTCCCGAGGTGCCCTCGCTGCGACTGGTGGGAGGGCGGCTGGTGGCCGCTCCCGAGGCCTCCAGGAGCCTGGTGGGGACGGTGCTCCAAGGCACGTCCAGCGACGGCAAGCCGGTGGAGGTCGCGGTGTGCGGCGCCGAGCCCTCGCCTGGAGACCCGGAGGTGGTGTGGTACCGCATCGAGGCGTGGAATCCGCTGGCTCGGCGGTGGGAGAACCCATGTGTGGGCACCAGCCAGACACCCGACCCGCGGGCGCTGGCGGTGAGCGGGGTGTGGGATGCAGGCGGGGCACACCAGGCGGTGGAGGGCAAGCTCACCCTGGCGTGCGAGAATGGCGCCATCACCAAGTGCATCAGCTGGGGCTACAAGCCGTGGGCGAGCCACGACGGGCACTCGCTGGCCGAGTTGCACCAGGCGTGCACGCGCATGGCGCGCGCGGACTACTGCGGCAATGGCCTGAGCCATACGCGCCAGGACACCCCCATCGACATGTATGACAGGCTGGGGGTGCTCGCGCCCACGACGGAGCGCTCGGCGGCGTGGGACCCGGAGCGAGCCTCGTTCGAGGCGACCTGGGCCGCCGACGGAGCCTCCTGCCTGGCTCGAACCCGGGACAGGCGCGCGCTCGAGACGATCCTGCGGGAGTGCCCCGGACGTTTCCAGGCGGGTCAGGAAGTGGAGTTGGGCAACGGGGACCGATGCACGGTACAGCGCGCGGGGGTGAGCCCCGGGGCGGCGCTGCTGCGCAACCGGGTGTACTGA
- a CDS encoding CHAT domain-containing tetratricopeptide repeat protein has product MWRFLGWMTAAVLFCAAGKAVGEEQLDPRLSEARTAFEEAKKLEKAGKYAEAINQGEQALELGETVLGDSHLDVAANLNLLGNLYRKQGGHARAELLLQRALAIREAALGTQHPDVAQTLNSLANLYWKQGLYNRAEPLYERALAIREAALGKQHPDVAASLNNLGVLYNEQGKYSRAEPLYERALVIREAALGKQHPDVAQTLNNLASLYKEQGRYSRAEPLYERVLVIQEAALGTQHPDVALALRSLANLYWKQGRYSRAEPLYERVLVIQEAALGTQHPDVALTLNDLAILYSDQGVYSRAGPLYERALAIWEAALGKQHPLVATSLNNLATLYWEQGMYNRAEPLLERALTIREAALGKQHPDVASSLNNLANLYRVQGAYSRAEPLLERALAIREAALGKQHPNVAQTLNNLANLYKEQGRYNRAEPLYERALAIWEAALGKQHPDVAASLNNLANLYKEQGLYTRAEPLYERALAIWEAAFGKQHPNVAGSLNNLANFYKEQGRYSRAEPLLERALDIREAALGKQHPNVAKSLEGLAELRLAQNQRAQALSLLTRVFRISELRLRQEGLEFSESRLTSFLQHLRSEEESLYALLRTHPGDARVRRLALSSVLLRKGRSVEETTNTSRTIYLSLGEEDRNTFEQLRGLRTQLATLSHQGPGALSSADYQQRLKSLAEQGDALETQLARHSAPLRALTALPGPAQIVDRVAAALPRDGALVEFVAYKDRPVVSRPGTPKSQVTGELRYLALVLLPNATIRTVDLGPAAAIDQAASAFRDALASSDAAWQGPAQALYSLAFRPLRPLLGNVRRLFLSPDGQLNLVPFAALHDGKGLLVDSFHFTYLTSGKDLLPRPQDVAPSRSVVVLADPDFGASPASAPGAPQQPSSLASRSSSAERFFSTLRADVASRTWVPLPGTRQEAEAIQLLLPQAQLFLGSAASKQRLLSLPTPGVLHIATHGFFLEDSATPEGARAVVLSGALSEGPPTQHPPDPLLRSGLVLSGAAAQVPHSPESSLVTALELAGLDLWGTELVVLSACETGRGDVKSGQGVYGLRRALISAGAETVVSSLWKVNDDTTRQLMQGYYRHLLAGKPRVSALREAMLELRQTHPHPYAWAPFIALGRDAPLRSLGSPAR; this is encoded by the coding sequence ATGTGGCGGTTCCTCGGATGGATGACAGCGGCCGTTCTGTTCTGTGCGGCGGGCAAGGCGGTAGGAGAGGAGCAGCTGGATCCACGGCTGTCCGAGGCACGGACAGCATTCGAGGAGGCGAAGAAGCTGGAAAAGGCTGGCAAGTACGCCGAGGCCATCAACCAGGGGGAGCAAGCGCTCGAGCTCGGAGAGACCGTGCTGGGTGACTCGCATCTGGATGTCGCCGCCAACCTGAACCTGCTGGGCAACTTGTACCGGAAGCAGGGGGGCCATGCCCGCGCGGAGCTACTCCTTCAGCGCGCGCTTGCCATTCGGGAAGCGGCCCTCGGCACGCAACACCCGGACGTCGCCCAAACGCTCAACAGCCTTGCCAACCTCTACTGGAAGCAGGGGTTGTACAACCGGGCGGAGCCTTTGTATGAGCGAGCGCTCGCCATCCGGGAAGCGGCCCTCGGCAAGCAGCACCCGGACGTTGCCGCCTCGCTCAACAACCTCGGCGTCCTCTACAATGAGCAGGGGAAGTACAGCCGGGCTGAGCCGCTGTACGAGCGCGCGCTCGTCATCCGGGAAGCGGCCCTCGGCAAGCAGCACCCGGACGTCGCCCAAACGCTCAACAACCTCGCCTCTCTCTACAAGGAGCAGGGGAGGTACAGCCGGGCCGAGCCGCTGTATGAGCGCGTGCTCGTCATTCAAGAAGCGGCCCTCGGCACGCAGCACCCGGATGTCGCCCTGGCGCTCAGAAGCCTCGCCAACCTCTACTGGAAGCAGGGGAGGTACAGCCGGGCCGAGCCGCTGTACGAGCGCGTGCTCGTCATTCAAGAAGCGGCCCTCGGCACGCAGCACCCGGATGTCGCCCTGACGCTCAACGACCTCGCCATCCTCTACAGCGATCAGGGTGTGTACAGCCGGGCGGGGCCGCTGTATGAGCGCGCGCTCGCCATTTGGGAAGCGGCCCTCGGTAAGCAGCACCCTCTCGTCGCCACCTCGCTCAACAACCTCGCCACTCTCTACTGGGAGCAGGGGATGTACAACCGGGCGGAGCCTCTGCTCGAGCGCGCGCTCACCATTCGGGAAGCGGCCCTCGGCAAGCAGCACCCGGACGTCGCCTCCTCGCTCAACAACCTCGCCAACCTTTACAGGGTGCAGGGGGCGTACAGCCGGGCCGAGCCTCTGCTTGAGCGCGCGCTCGCCATTCGGGAAGCGGCCCTCGGCAAGCAGCACCCGAACGTCGCCCAAACGCTCAACAACCTTGCCAACCTCTACAAGGAGCAGGGGAGGTACAACCGGGCGGAGCCTTTGTATGAGCGCGCGCTCGCCATTTGGGAAGCGGCCCTCGGCAAGCAGCACCCGGACGTTGCCGCCTCGCTCAACAACCTCGCCAACCTCTACAAGGAGCAGGGGTTGTACACCCGGGCGGAGCCTTTGTATGAGCGAGCGCTCGCCATTTGGGAAGCGGCCTTCGGCAAGCAGCACCCGAACGTCGCCGGCTCGCTCAACAACCTCGCCAACTTCTACAAGGAGCAGGGGAGGTACAGCCGGGCGGAGCCTCTGCTTGAGCGCGCGCTCGACATCCGGGAAGCGGCCCTCGGCAAGCAGCACCCGAACGTCGCGAAATCGCTCGAAGGCCTCGCCGAACTCCGCCTTGCCCAGAACCAACGTGCCCAGGCCCTCTCCCTCCTCACGCGCGTCTTCCGTATCTCCGAGCTGCGCCTGCGCCAGGAAGGACTCGAATTCTCCGAGTCGCGTCTGACGAGTTTCCTGCAACATCTCCGCTCCGAGGAAGAGTCCCTCTACGCCCTGCTGCGCACTCACCCGGGCGATGCTCGCGTGCGGCGGCTGGCCCTCTCCTCCGTCCTGCTGCGAAAGGGCCGCTCCGTCGAGGAAACCACCAACACCTCCCGCACCATCTACCTCAGCCTCGGCGAGGAGGACCGCAACACCTTCGAGCAGCTGCGCGGCCTGCGCACCCAACTCGCCACCCTGTCGCACCAGGGCCCAGGCGCCCTCTCCTCCGCTGATTACCAACAGCGCCTCAAGTCCCTGGCCGAGCAGGGCGACGCCCTGGAAACCCAGCTCGCCAGACACTCCGCTCCCTTGCGCGCCCTCACCGCGCTCCCCGGCCCCGCGCAAATCGTCGATCGCGTCGCCGCCGCTCTCCCCAGGGACGGCGCCCTCGTCGAGTTCGTCGCCTATAAGGACCGCCCGGTGGTGTCCAGGCCCGGCACGCCCAAGTCCCAAGTGACTGGCGAGCTTCGCTACCTGGCACTGGTGCTTCTTCCCAACGCCACCATCCGCACCGTCGACCTCGGACCCGCGGCTGCCATTGACCAGGCAGCCTCCGCCTTCCGAGACGCACTGGCCAGCAGTGATGCCGCCTGGCAGGGCCCCGCCCAGGCCCTGTACTCACTGGCCTTCCGCCCCCTGCGGCCTCTGCTGGGCAACGTCCGCCGCCTCTTCCTCTCCCCGGACGGCCAGCTCAACCTCGTCCCCTTCGCCGCCCTCCACGACGGCAAGGGCCTCCTGGTGGACTCCTTCCATTTCACCTACCTCACCTCCGGCAAGGATTTGCTGCCCCGTCCCCAGGACGTTGCTCCCTCCCGCTCCGTCGTTGTCCTCGCGGACCCGGACTTTGGCGCCTCCCCCGCCTCGGCCCCCGGCGCACCGCAACAGCCGTCCTCTCTGGCCTCGCGCTCCTCGTCCGCCGAGCGTTTCTTCTCCACCCTCCGGGCCGACGTCGCCTCTCGCACCTGGGTGCCTCTGCCTGGCACCCGCCAGGAAGCCGAAGCCATTCAACTGCTGCTCCCCCAGGCCCAGCTCTTCCTCGGCTCCGCAGCCTCCAAGCAGCGACTGCTTTCACTCCCGACTCCAGGCGTCCTGCATATCGCCACCCACGGCTTCTTCCTCGAGGACTCCGCCACGCCCGAGGGCGCTCGCGCCGTCGTCCTCTCCGGCGCCCTCTCGGAAGGCCCCCCCACCCAGCACCCGCCCGACCCTCTGTTGCGCTCCGGCCTCGTCCTTTCCGGGGCCGCCGCCCAGGTGCCCCACTCCCCGGAGAGTTCCCTCGTCACCGCGCTGGAGCTCGCGGGCCTGGACCTCTGGGGTACCGAGCTGGTCGTCCTCTCCGCCTGCGAAACCGGTCGCGGTGACGTGAAGTCTGGGCAGGGCGTCTATGGCTTGCGGCGAGCCCTCATCTCCGCGGGCGCGGAGACGGTGGTGAGCAGCCTGTGGAAGGTGAATGACGACACCACCCGGCAGCTCATGCAGGGCTACTACCGGCACCTGCTAGCGGGCAAGCCACGCGTCTCGGCACTGCGCGAGGCCATGCTGGAGTTGCGACAGACCCACCCTCATCCCTACGCCTGGGCTCCCTTCATCGCCCTGGGACGGGATGCTCCGCTTCGCTCTCTCGGGAGTCCCGCACGGTGA